The Cryomorphaceae bacterium 1068 region GCTTTGACCGATTGGGCTGTTTCACCTATTCGCACGAGGAGAATACGCATGCTTTTAATTCGGAGGACGACGTCCCTGAAGAATTGAAGAAGCAACGTGCCGATGAAATTATGGAATTGCAAAGCGGCATTTCACACGAGATCAATCAAGAAAAAGTTGGTAAAACCTTTAAGGTGATGATCGATCGAGTAGAAGGTAACGACTACATCGGTCGCACCGAATTTGACTCACCCGAGGTGGACAACGAAGTGATTATTCCTAAATCGACGGGCTATGCGCGGATTGGTGATTTTGCCGAAGTGAAGATCACGGATTGTGCTCCGTATGATCTCTATGGGGAGTTGGTCGCTCCTTAAGAATTCCTTCAGTCTTATAGTAGATTTCATCTTTTGTTAATCTGCTCTCCACATGTTTTTGAATACTGTGAGCTCCTTCCCTTCTAGGAGTTGACTTATGCAAGTCTCTTGCTTGAGGCTGGAGTGAATTGTTTAGCAAGTCCTAAGAAACCCTAAATAAAACGGCGCATTTTTCCGATATTTGCCCCCTCAAAATAAACCTCTATGAGCGACGACAAAAAAGTCATATTCTCCATGGTGAAGGTCAATAAGACCACACCTCAAGGAAAGCAAATACTCAAAGACATATACCTCTCCTTTTTCTACGGAGCGAAAATCGGAATCCTCGGTCTCAACGGGGCGGGAAAATCAACGGTGTTGAAGATTATCGCTGGTCTAGATGAAGCCTACAAAGGCGAAGTAGTTCGTTCTCCTGGATACACTCTTGGCTACTTGCCGCAGGAACCCGAATTGGATGAATCCAAAACAGTGAAGGAAATCGTGATGGAAGGGGTGAAAGAAATTACCGACGTACTTCAGGAATATGAAGACATCAATAACAAGTTCATGGACGAAGAGATCATGAACGACCCCGACAAAATGCAGAAGTTGATCGATCGCCAAGCGGAAGTACAGGAGCGGATCGAAGCACTCGGTGCATGGGACTTGGATACGAAATTAGAGATCGCCATGGATGCCCTTCGAACGCCTGAAGGTGATACTCCTGTAAAGAACCTTTCGGGTGGGGAACGTCGTCGCGTCGCACTGTGCCGACTCCTTTTGCAAGAGCCTGATATCTTGCTACTCGATGAGCCTACCAACCACCTCGATGCCGAATCGGTAATGTGGCTGGAGCAGCACCTACAACAGTACAAAGGAACGGTACTGGCCGTGACTCACGACCGTTACTTCCTAGACAATGTAGCGGGATGGATTCTCGAGCTCGACCGCGGACAGGGTATTCCTTGGGAAGGAAACTATAGCTCGTGGCTCGACCAGAAATCCAAGAGACTTGCGCAGGAAGAGAAAAAAGAGAGCAAGCGACGAAAAGAATTGGAGCGCGAGTTGGAATGGGTTCGCATGAATCCAAAAGGCCGCCAAGCCAAGAATAAAGCACGTATCGCCAACTACGACAAGATGATGGCTGAAGGCACCAAGGACAAGGAACAACGCATTTCCTTGGCTATTCCTAACGGTCCACGACTCGGGAACGAAGTAATCGAAGCGGTGGATGTGTCGAAAGGATACGGCGACCGTCTGCTTTACGAAGGACTGAATTTCAAATTGCCACCCGCAGGTATCGTGGGAATCATAGGACCGAACGGTGCAGGTAAAACCACTTTATTTCGCATGATAATGGGTGAGGAAAAACCCGATTCAGGTGAATTCAAAATCGGCGAAACGGTAGAAATCGGATATGTGGATCAGCAACATGATGATCTCGATCCAGAGAAAACAGTCTGGGAAGTTGTTTCAGGTGGAACGGAGTTTTTGGAAGTAGGCGGAGAGAAAGTCAACTCACGTGCTTACTGCTCCAAATTCAACTTTAATGGCCCCGAGCAGAACAAGAAAGTCGGAGTGCTTTCCGGTGGCGAGCGAAACCGACTGCACTTGGCAATGACTTTAAAAACAGAAGCAAACGTGCTCCTGCTCGATGAGCCGACCAACGATATTGATGTGAATACTCTTCGTGCTTTGGAAGAAGGTATTCAGAGTTTCGCGGGCTGCGCCGTGGTAATCTCTCACGACCGCTGGTTCCTCGACCGAATCTGTACGCATATTCTCGCATTCGAGGGAGACTCACAAGTGTACTATTTCGAAGGTTCGTTTAGCGAATACGAAGAAAACAAGAAGAAACGATTGGGTGATGTGAGCCCGAAGCGGATTAAGTATCGGAAGTTGGTACGTGGATAATTGACGATATTACGAGGTATTAAGTATAAAGACGGGTTTTACTCTTAATACTTAATACTGCCGTCTTAATACTGAATAACATATGCCCAACACCCCTAAAGGAACAAGAGATTTTCTGCCTGACGTCGTTCGCAAGCGAAACTACATCTTCGGGACGATACGTGCGGTTTTTGAGAAGTACGGCTATCAGCCGATTGAGACTCCCGCGATGGAGAACTTGGAAACCTTAACAGGGAAGTATGGCGATGAAGGGGATCGATTGATTTTTAAGATTCTACAACGCGATCAAAAATTACAGAAAGCACTCAGCGCTGTCCTAAATCAAGGAGAAACTGAAGATGGGAAGTTGTCGGAAAAAAATCTGGCGGATATTGCATTAAGATACGACCTCACCGTTCCCTTTGCGCGATTCGTCGTCCAGCACCAAAACGACCTCAGCTTCCCTTTCAGGCGCTACCAAATTCAACCTGTTTGGAGAGCTGACCGTCCGCAGAAAGGCCGCTACCGCGAGTTTTTTCAATGCGATGCCGATGTGGTGGGAACCGATTCGCTGAGATGTGAAGTGGAGTATTGCCAGATTTTCGATGAGGTATTTTCCGAGCTGGGATTGCCTGTTGAGATTCGTCTCAATAACCGAAAACTGCTCGCAGCTCTGGCCGAATACATCGGTGAGAAAGACCGTTTGGTGCCGATGACCATCGCCATTGACAAGCTGGACAAGATGCCTATGAATGCCGTTTTGGAAGATTTGCGAAAGCAGGAGTTTCCCGAGTCGGCCATCGATAAGCTTAAAAGTTTTTTGGAAATAGCCGCCGAGAAATTGCCCAATGCCGAGATGCTGAATCGAGTTGCAACGCTTTTGGGCGAAAGCCCAGAAGGTCAAAAAGGAGTAGAGGAACTCCGATTTATCTTGGAAAAGATTGAGAAGCTAGGAATGGAATCGGCCAAAATCGTTTTGGACTTGAGTCTTGCCCGCGGACTGAATTATTACACTGGTGCCATTTTCGAGGTGAGGCCATTGACAGAAAGTCAAGTAGGTAGTATCTGTGGCGGCGGACGTTATGACGACCTCACGGGAATTTTCGGAATGCCGAACATGTCGGGAGTAGGAATCTCTTTTGGTGCCGACCGAATCTACGATCTTCTCGAAGCCGAGAATGCCTTTCCCGATAAGGAGACCGAAGGCACGAAATTGCTTTTTGTGAATTTTGGCGAAAGCGAAGCCGACTACTGCCACAATGCTTTGGTGAAAATCAGAAAGGCAGGCATCCGTGCGGAGCTTTATCCCGATGGGGCCAAGATGAAAAAGCAAATGAAGTACGCCAACGACAAACAAGTACCTTTTGTGGCACTAGTGGGGGAGAACGAGATGAACAGTGGCCACCTGACCCTGAAAGACATGGAGAGCGGCGAGCAATTTGCCCTCGACATTGACGAACTCATTCAAAAACTCACTTGATGCAACACGCCATTTCTGATGAATATTTAACCCTGGACAAAGTAGACGAGATCGTTCGTTCAGGTGCGAAGTTGGAGTTGAGTGAAGGAGCGAAGAAGAAAATTATCAAGTGCCGGGAGTATCTGGACCAACGAATGGAGAAATCCGATGATCCGATCTATGGAATTAACACTGGGTTCGGTTCATTGTGCAACACCACAATCAGCAATGAAAGTCTTGGGCAATTGCAGCAAAATCTGGTGACCTCCCATGCGGCGGGAACGGGAAAAACAATTCGGCCCGAGCTGATCAGATTGATGCTTTTGCTAAAGATTCAAGGCTTGTCTTACGGCCATTCGGGCGCTACACTTGAATTGGTAGAGCGATTGATTTGGCATTATAACAACAATGTCCTTCCTGTGATTTACGATCAAGGAAGCCTCGGCGCTTCGGGCGATCTGGCCCCATTGGCCCACTTGGCCTTGCCGTTGCTCGGTCTCGGCGAAGTTTGGGAAAAAGGCGAGAAGCGTCCAACTGCTCAGATTTTGGCCAATTACGGCTTGGAGCCTTTGGCTTTGAAAAGTAAGGAGGGCTTGGCGATGCTGAACGGTACTCAGTTTATGAGTGCTTATGGAGTGGCCATTTGCCTGGATGCAAAACGGCTACTCGACATGGCCGACCTGATTGGCGCGACGTCTCTCGAGGCGTATGATGGACGCCCCGAACCGTTTAACGATGCGGTGCATGTAGTGCGTCGTCAGCCGGGACAGCGAATGGTGGCAGAGCATTTCCGAAACCTGCTGGGCGACAGCGAGAATTTCTACAAGGCCAAAGCCCACGTTCAGGATCCCTATAGTTTCCGTTGCATTCCTCAAGTGCATGGAGCGGCCCGCGATGCGGTGAACCACTGCCTCGATGTTTTTGAGAATGAGATCAATTCCGTTACTGACAACCCTACCATCTTTCCCGAAATGGATGAGATCATTTCGGCAGGAAATTTCCACGGAGAACCTTTGGCACTGGCCCTGGATTTTATGGCGATTGCTATGGCCGAGATCGGCAGCATTTCCGAACGGAGAATTTATAAATTGGTGGGAGGAACCCGTGGTTTGCCCGCCTTCCTGGTCGCGAACCCAGGATTGAACTCGGGATTTATGATCCCTCAATACACAGCCGCGAGTATCGTGAGCAAGAACAAGCAGCTCTGCACGCCCGCCTCTGTTGATACCATTGACTCGTCCAACGGGCAGGAAGACCACGTGAGTATGGGAGCCAACGCTGCTGTGAAAACCATGGAAGTTGTAGAAAACGTGCAGTCCGTTCTAGCCATTGAGCTTTTGAATGCCTGCCAAGCGCTTCACCTTAGGGGAACGGAAGGTTGTGCTTCCGGCATCAAAAACCTGTATGCCGCTTACCGCAAAACTGTTCCTGCTATCGAGCACGATCAAGAGATGTACTTATTAATTGCGAAGAGCAAGGAGTTTTTAGATGAACTTTTGGTGAGTAAGTATCTTCAAAAGAAATGATGAATATGACAATGAAGAATTTAAAATGAGGATTGTCCGCTCTCGACTCGTGACACAATTTTAGGGCCGTTTGCTAATCAGTTAGCAGGAACGCTAATCGAACTTGAACATTTTTAATTCTCAATTGCTCATTCTTAATCGAACATCCCTAATTGAACATTCTTAATTGCACCATTTGAAACCTATCCATACCCAATTCTTCAAAGTCATTTGTTTCCTGAGTTTGCTCAACGCGTCTTACGGAATTATCTCGGGAGTGCTCGGAGCCATCGCTCCGCCGGATGTGGATCAGGCCTTTATAGATGGCTTCATGGAGCGGCTTGATCAATTTGAATTACCGATGGAAGGGCTTCGCGACGATGTAAAGACCTATTACCTCAACCTGATGCTGACGATGGGAAATGTAGCAGCTGCCAATTTTCTCTTTTTTGGGATTGAGATGATCGGGGTCATATTGATGTTTCGACTCAACCGAATCGGTTTTGTACTCTACATCGCTTCGCAAATCGGTTTGGCATTTATTCCTGCCGTCTTTGGTGGCTTTAGCCAATTTGGAATTGCCGTGCTTGTTTTCACCTTGCTTTGGAATCTGGTTTGGATCATCATGTACCAAACACAAGTCAAGAAATTCCCCAAGGAGTGAAAAAGATTTACCTCTTTTCCGGCATGGGTGCCGATACTCGCCTATTTAAAAATCTCGGCTCGATCGAAGGCTACGAATTGGTTCCATTGGAATTTATTCATCCCAAAGAATCGAAAACGTTAAGGGACTATGCACAGCTTTTAGCGGAGCACTACACTTTCGAAGAGCCTTATTTTCTCGGTGGAATTTCCATGGGTGGAATGATTGCTCAGGAGCTGGCGCACGTAACCAATCCCTCGGGATTGGTGCTCATCTCCACAGCGACTTCACGAGCAGAAATGCCCCTGCTATTTGAATGGGCTCGCCAACTTCGATTGGCTTCACTTTTTAATAAACCCGCTCTTGAAGGCATAGCCAAATTTGCCGATCAGTTTACGATGAAGTCTCCCGAAGGGCGGAAGCTATTTTTGGATATGCTTCACGATTCTGATCCTGATTTCATGAAGTTTGGGGCTAAGTCTATCCTCGAATGGGAACCACCTGAAAACAAGCTTCCCACGGTGCGCATCCACGGAACGATCGACCGGGTTTTCCCCGCATCAAAGATCACCGATGCTACGATGATCGAAGGAGGCAATCATTTTATGATTTTTGAGAGAGGGGAGGAAATAACGAAAATTATTTCCCAAACAATTGATGATATATTGGTTAGAATAAATTACCTCTCAGACGAATGCCGCTCATAACCTTATGGCCGCCGTTCGTACAAAAGTTGATTCCCTTGCATATTATTCTTTCACCTTTGCGCAGTTATCCAGTCGGTATTTTTACGATTCCCGTGCAACCTTTTGGGATTTACGTGTCACTAGGAGCAAGAACCAAAACGAAACAATAAATTAACCATGAGAATTATCACACTAATGCTTGTACTCGTGAGTGCTTCAGCGCTTGCGCAGTCCAAGTATACCTTGAGCGGATACCTGCGGGATTCTGAGAACGGGGAAGGCCTGATCGGTGCCACCGTTTACGTGGACGAAATCGCTTCCGGAACCACTACAAATGTTTACGGTTTCTACTCGATTTCTTTGCCGGAAGGCACGTACAACATTACTTTCAATTACCTTGGTTTTGCCGCGCAAACGGAATCTGTAGAATTAACCGGCGATCGCACATACGACGTCGAAATGCAACCAGATCGAAAACTACTCCAAGTCGTTGAGGTCACCGCCGATAAAGCAAATGAGAATGTCAAGAACCTCGACATAGGAGTTGAGAAGATGGATGCTCAAATGGTGAAGGATATCCCACAATTCATGGGAGAGGTAGATATCATCAGAAGTATTCAGCTTTTACCGGGAGTTTCTACAGTGGGAGAAGGAGCTACGGGGTTCAACGTTCGCGGAGGAAATATCGATCAAAACCTTATTCTTTTGGATGAGGCCACGGTATTTAATTCCTCTCATCTGTTCGGTTTTTTCTCGGTGTTCAATGCCGATGCCGTAAAGGATTTGACGCTTTACAAAGGTGGTGTTCCCGCCAAGTACGGTGGGCGGCTTTCCAGTGTTCTAGACGTTCGTCAAAAAGAGGGAAACTCTAAAAAGTTTGCAGGCAACGCTGGTATCGGACTGGTATCAAGTCGATTATTACTTGAAGGTCCTATCATCAAAGACAAGATGTCATTTATGGTCGCAGGTCGACGCTCATACGGCGATATTTTGCTACCCATATTTAATGAGGACTTCAGAGGGGACAAACTATTCTTCTACGATGTAAACGCCAAGCTGAACTACAAGATTGACGAAAAGAATCGACTTTTTCTTTCCGGTTACTTCGGCGCAGACCGTTTTAAATTCGGCAATGATTTTGAAAGCTACTGGGGAAACAATACAGCCACTTTGCGATGGAATCACCTCTTTAACCCAAGACTGTTCTCCAACTTTTCTGCCGTTTATAGTGACTATGAATACTCTCTCGGTGTGCCGGAAGGTGTAAACGCATTTGAGTGGGAAGCGGGGATTCAAAACACAGCTTTTAAAGCTGATTTTTCATTTTTCCCCAATGTAAAGAACACCATAGAGTTTGGTGCGCACGCTACGTTCTACAGCTTTTCTCCCGGTCGTGCCGAAGGAATTGGAGAGCAGTCTATTTTCAATGTAATTGAAGTACAAGGAGAAAATGCACTGGAAGCTGCTGCTTACATCAGTAATAAGCAAACCATCACAGAAAGACTCTCCATTGAATATGGTGTGCGGTACAGCCATTTCTTCAATTACGGTGCGCGTGATGTATTTATGTACGAAGACGACATTCCGAGTTCGGATTTAGCCATCGTGGATACCGTGAGTTTCGGAAACAGAGAAGTAATTGCCGATTTTGGTGGATTTGAGCCAAGGTTTGCAATCAACTATACCTTTTCTGAACGATCGTCGATTAAGGCAGGGTACAATCGAATGCGTCAGTACATCCAACTCGTTTCAAATACCACCGCAGCTACTCCGATCGACATTTGGACGCCTGCCGGTAAGTATGTGGATCCTGCGATTGCCGATCAGATTTCGGTTGGGTACTTCCGCAATTTTGATGACAATATGTACCAAGCATCGGTGGAGGTCTATTACAAGGACTACCAAAATCTGCTGGACTATAAGGACAATGCAGAGCTGCTGCTCAATGACAATGTGGAGACGGAGCTTTTGCAAGGAATTGGAAGAGCATATGGTTTGGAATTTCAAGTCGAGAAAGTGAAAGGTAGAATGACCGGTTGGGTGAGTTATACCTTAAGCCGAAGTGAGCTCCAAGTGGATGGCATCAATCGAAACGATTGGTATGCATCGAATTACGACAAAACTCATGACATTTCCGTAGTGGCTCAATTTAAACTTAACGAAAAGTGGAAGTTTGGTGGAAACTTTGCCTTTATGACG contains the following coding sequences:
- the ettA gene encoding energy-dependent translational throttle protein EttA yields the protein MSDDKKVIFSMVKVNKTTPQGKQILKDIYLSFFYGAKIGILGLNGAGKSTVLKIIAGLDEAYKGEVVRSPGYTLGYLPQEPELDESKTVKEIVMEGVKEITDVLQEYEDINNKFMDEEIMNDPDKMQKLIDRQAEVQERIEALGAWDLDTKLEIAMDALRTPEGDTPVKNLSGGERRRVALCRLLLQEPDILLLDEPTNHLDAESVMWLEQHLQQYKGTVLAVTHDRYFLDNVAGWILELDRGQGIPWEGNYSSWLDQKSKRLAQEEKKESKRRKELERELEWVRMNPKGRQAKNKARIANYDKMMAEGTKDKEQRISLAIPNGPRLGNEVIEAVDVSKGYGDRLLYEGLNFKLPPAGIVGIIGPNGAGKTTLFRMIMGEEKPDSGEFKIGETVEIGYVDQQHDDLDPEKTVWEVVSGGTEFLEVGGEKVNSRAYCSKFNFNGPEQNKKVGVLSGGERNRLHLAMTLKTEANVLLLDEPTNDIDVNTLRALEEGIQSFAGCAVVISHDRWFLDRICTHILAFEGDSQVYYFEGSFSEYEENKKKRLGDVSPKRIKYRKLVRG
- the hisS gene encoding histidine--tRNA ligase; this translates as MPNTPKGTRDFLPDVVRKRNYIFGTIRAVFEKYGYQPIETPAMENLETLTGKYGDEGDRLIFKILQRDQKLQKALSAVLNQGETEDGKLSEKNLADIALRYDLTVPFARFVVQHQNDLSFPFRRYQIQPVWRADRPQKGRYREFFQCDADVVGTDSLRCEVEYCQIFDEVFSELGLPVEIRLNNRKLLAALAEYIGEKDRLVPMTIAIDKLDKMPMNAVLEDLRKQEFPESAIDKLKSFLEIAAEKLPNAEMLNRVATLLGESPEGQKGVEELRFILEKIEKLGMESAKIVLDLSLARGLNYYTGAIFEVRPLTESQVGSICGGGRYDDLTGIFGMPNMSGVGISFGADRIYDLLEAENAFPDKETEGTKLLFVNFGESEADYCHNALVKIRKAGIRAELYPDGAKMKKQMKYANDKQVPFVALVGENEMNSGHLTLKDMESGEQFALDIDELIQKLT
- a CDS encoding alpha/beta hydrolase — protein: MKKIYLFSGMGADTRLFKNLGSIEGYELVPLEFIHPKESKTLRDYAQLLAEHYTFEEPYFLGGISMGGMIAQELAHVTNPSGLVLISTATSRAEMPLLFEWARQLRLASLFNKPALEGIAKFADQFTMKSPEGRKLFLDMLHDSDPDFMKFGAKSILEWEPPENKLPTVRIHGTIDRVFPASKITDATMIEGGNHFMIFERGEEITKIISQTIDDILVRINYLSDECRS
- the hutH gene encoding histidine ammonia-lyase; this encodes MQHAISDEYLTLDKVDEIVRSGAKLELSEGAKKKIIKCREYLDQRMEKSDDPIYGINTGFGSLCNTTISNESLGQLQQNLVTSHAAGTGKTIRPELIRLMLLLKIQGLSYGHSGATLELVERLIWHYNNNVLPVIYDQGSLGASGDLAPLAHLALPLLGLGEVWEKGEKRPTAQILANYGLEPLALKSKEGLAMLNGTQFMSAYGVAICLDAKRLLDMADLIGATSLEAYDGRPEPFNDAVHVVRRQPGQRMVAEHFRNLLGDSENFYKAKAHVQDPYSFRCIPQVHGAARDAVNHCLDVFENEINSVTDNPTIFPEMDEIISAGNFHGEPLALALDFMAIAMAEIGSISERRIYKLVGGTRGLPAFLVANPGLNSGFMIPQYTAASIVSKNKQLCTPASVDTIDSSNGQEDHVSMGANAAVKTMEVVENVQSVLAIELLNACQALHLRGTEGCASGIKNLYAAYRKTVPAIEHDQEMYLLIAKSKEFLDELLVSKYLQKK
- a CDS encoding TonB-dependent receptor, coding for MRIITLMLVLVSASALAQSKYTLSGYLRDSENGEGLIGATVYVDEIASGTTTNVYGFYSISLPEGTYNITFNYLGFAAQTESVELTGDRTYDVEMQPDRKLLQVVEVTADKANENVKNLDIGVEKMDAQMVKDIPQFMGEVDIIRSIQLLPGVSTVGEGATGFNVRGGNIDQNLILLDEATVFNSSHLFGFFSVFNADAVKDLTLYKGGVPAKYGGRLSSVLDVRQKEGNSKKFAGNAGIGLVSSRLLLEGPIIKDKMSFMVAGRRSYGDILLPIFNEDFRGDKLFFYDVNAKLNYKIDEKNRLFLSGYFGADRFKFGNDFESYWGNNTATLRWNHLFNPRLFSNFSAVYSDYEYSLGVPEGVNAFEWEAGIQNTAFKADFSFFPNVKNTIEFGAHATFYSFSPGRAEGIGEQSIFNVIEVQGENALEAAAYISNKQTITERLSIEYGVRYSHFFNYGARDVFMYEDDIPSSDLAIVDTVSFGNREVIADFGGFEPRFAINYTFSERSSIKAGYNRMRQYIQLVSNTTAATPIDIWTPAGKYVDPAIADQISVGYFRNFDDNMYQASVEVYYKDYQNLLDYKDNAELLLNDNVETELLQGIGRAYGLEFQVEKVKGRMTGWVSYTLSRSELQVDGINRNDWYASNYDKTHDISVVAQFKLNEKWKFGGNFAFMTGRPITYPDSRYVYEGIVVPNYTNRNGARTPAYHRLDFSATLIPNETDKVFFFFNRPDTWEGSWTFSLYNAYGRRNPYSIFFRQNEDNPAQTEAVRLSIFGSIIPGVTYNLKF